One window from the genome of Pseudonocardia hierapolitana encodes:
- a CDS encoding LacI family DNA-binding transcriptional regulator, whose amino-acid sequence MQSVPARRRRPTMRDVAQLADVSLKTVSRVVNDEPGVSVELAVRVQRAIDELGFHPHPGARLLRTDGRTSAIALLLEDVANPYSAAVHRAVENEARERGVVVFSASIDEDPARERALAREFGARRVDGLVLAPAGDDQSYLTDELPTGTPVVCVDREARNLAVDSVITTNGLGAAEGVRHLAAVGHRRIAFLGDRRSIRTADQRFAGYRDALASLGLPLDPGLVVHDLRESADADGAVTALLARPDPPTALFTAQNLITIGAVRALRRLGAEWSVALVGFDDVPLGDLLSPGITVVAQDPAAIGRTAAALLFARIGGDTGPPGVRLVPTTLIRRGSGELPPR is encoded by the coding sequence GTGCAGAGCGTCCCGGCGCGGCGCCGTCGCCCGACCATGCGTGACGTCGCCCAGCTCGCCGACGTCAGCCTCAAGACCGTGTCGCGCGTGGTCAACGACGAGCCGGGCGTCTCGGTCGAGCTCGCCGTCCGGGTGCAGCGGGCGATCGACGAGCTGGGCTTCCACCCGCACCCGGGCGCCCGCCTCCTGCGCACCGACGGCCGGACGTCGGCGATCGCCCTGCTGCTCGAGGACGTCGCCAACCCGTACTCGGCCGCGGTGCACCGGGCCGTCGAGAACGAGGCGCGGGAGCGCGGTGTCGTCGTGTTCTCCGCCAGCATCGACGAGGACCCGGCGCGGGAGCGTGCGCTGGCCCGCGAGTTCGGCGCGCGGCGGGTCGACGGGCTGGTGCTCGCCCCGGCGGGCGACGACCAGTCCTACCTCACGGACGAGCTCCCCACCGGCACCCCGGTCGTCTGTGTGGACCGGGAGGCACGCAACCTCGCCGTCGACTCGGTGATCACCACGAACGGGCTCGGCGCCGCGGAGGGCGTTCGGCATCTCGCCGCTGTGGGGCACCGGCGCATCGCGTTCCTCGGCGACCGGCGCTCGATCCGCACCGCCGACCAGCGCTTCGCGGGCTACCGCGACGCCCTCGCTTCGCTCGGTCTGCCCCTCGACCCCGGCCTCGTGGTGCACGACCTGCGCGAATCGGCCGATGCCGACGGTGCCGTCACCGCCCTGCTGGCCCGGCCCGATCCCCCCACCGCCCTGTTCACCGCGCAGAACCTGATCACGATCGGGGCGGTTCGGGCCCTGCGCAGGCTGGGCGCGGAGTGGTCCGTCGCGCTCGTCGGGTTCGACGACGTCCCGCTCGGCGACCTGCTCTCGCCGGGCATCACCGTGGTGGCCCAGGACCCGGCCGCGATCGGGCGGACCGCGGCGGCCCTGCTGTTCGCCCGCATCGGCGGCGACACCGGCCCACCGGGCGTCCGCCTGGTCCCGACGACGCTGATCCGGAGGGGCTCGGGCGAACTCCCACCCCGCTGA